In the Thiomicrorhabdus sp. genome, one interval contains:
- a CDS encoding rhodanese-like domain-containing protein yields MPIHLKDLVTEAKAIINEVDCAQASDMLQSGYTPLDVRESYEYLNGTIPMSKHISRGLLEPKCDMDFAGHDPDMEDPDKCWLVFCQAGGRGALATYTMRKMGFKNVVNLTGGFKAWQDAGLDVTCPPTEEGLMLCNHPWNPQHS; encoded by the coding sequence ATGCCCATACATCTGAAAGACTTAGTAACCGAAGCAAAAGCCATTATCAACGAAGTCGACTGCGCGCAAGCATCCGACATGCTGCAAAGCGGATACACGCCTCTTGACGTAAGAGAATCTTATGAATATCTGAACGGTACGATTCCGATGTCCAAACATATTTCAAGAGGGCTTCTCGAACCGAAGTGCGATATGGACTTCGCCGGGCACGACCCGGACATGGAAGATCCCGATAAATGCTGGCTGGTGTTTTGTCAGGCAGGAGGGCGCGGCGCTCTGGCAACTTACACCATGCGCAAGATGGGATTTAAAAACGTCGTCAATCTGACCGGCGGCTTTAAAGCCTGGCAAGATGCCGGGCTGGATGTCACCTGCCCACCGACCGAAGAAGGTCTGATGCTGTGCAACCATCCATGGAACCCGCAACATTCATAA
- the tkt gene encoding transketolase codes for MATRRDLANAIRALSMDAVQKANSGHPGAPMGMADIAEVLWNSHMKYNPTNAKWADRDRFVLSNGHGSMLIYSLLHLTGFDLSMEDIKQFRQLHAKTAGHPEYGYADGIETTTGPLGQGITNAVGMAIAERTLAAQFNKPGHEIVDHHTYVFMGDGCLMEGLSHEACAMAGTLGLGKLIAFWDDNDISIDGNIGDWMEKGVPGRFVSYDWHVIPNVDGHDADAINAAIEEAKKVTDKPTLICTKTVIGYGSPNKCGTYSCHGAPLGDDEIDLVRKELGWTAAPFEIPEDIYAGWDHKEQGATDEAAWNAKFEAYRAEYPAEAAEFERRMAGELPANFEVEMDAFIAATQEESPKLASRQASQKAIEKLGEILPEMFGGSADLTGSNLTNWSKMVKVNKENANGNYLSWGVREFGMAHMMNGMVLHGGFKVFGGTFFMFMEFMRNALRMSALMKIGTIYVYTHDSIGLGEDGPTHQPVEQMATMRVIPNFQTWRACDAVESAVSWKIAMMRSNAPTALVFSRQALTPMPRTAEQVANIEKGGYVLKDCAGTPDIIFIATGSEVGLAVEAAEAMDENVRVVSMPCTNAYDEQDQAYKDSVLIPGVKRVAIEAGVADSWYKYIGLDGGTVCMSTFGESAPAGELFKEFGFTVENVVATANKVLGK; via the coding sequence ATGGCAACTCGTAGAGACCTAGCAAACGCTATCCGTGCCCTGAGTATGGACGCGGTTCAAAAAGCCAACTCCGGGCACCCTGGTGCGCCTATGGGGATGGCGGATATCGCTGAAGTACTGTGGAATAGCCACATGAAATATAATCCGACCAACGCCAAGTGGGCGGATCGCGACCGTTTCGTACTGTCTAACGGTCACGGATCGATGCTGATCTACTCTCTATTGCACCTGACCGGTTTTGATCTGAGCATGGAAGACATCAAGCAGTTCCGTCAATTGCACGCGAAAACTGCAGGTCACCCTGAATATGGCTATGCCGACGGTATCGAAACAACGACGGGTCCTCTAGGTCAAGGTATTACTAACGCTGTTGGTATGGCAATCGCAGAGCGTACGCTTGCTGCTCAATTCAACAAACCAGGTCACGAAATCGTCGATCACCACACTTATGTGTTCATGGGTGACGGCTGTTTGATGGAAGGTCTTTCACATGAAGCATGTGCTATGGCCGGTACTCTGGGTCTTGGTAAATTGATCGCTTTCTGGGATGACAACGATATCTCTATCGACGGTAATATCGGTGACTGGATGGAAAAAGGTGTTCCAGGTCGTTTCGTATCTTACGACTGGCACGTTATTCCAAATGTTGACGGTCACGATGCGGATGCAATCAACGCGGCCATCGAAGAAGCTAAGAAAGTTACTGATAAGCCAACATTGATCTGTACTAAGACGGTGATCGGTTACGGTTCTCCGAACAAATGCGGTACTTACTCTTGTCACGGTGCGCCTCTGGGTGACGATGAAATTGATCTGGTTCGTAAAGAATTGGGTTGGACAGCTGCTCCTTTCGAAATTCCGGAAGATATCTACGCTGGTTGGGATCACAAAGAGCAAGGTGCGACTGATGAAGCGGCATGGAATGCCAAGTTTGAAGCTTACCGTGCGGAATACCCTGCTGAAGCGGCAGAATTCGAACGTCGTATGGCGGGTGAACTTCCTGCAAACTTTGAAGTTGAAATGGATGCGTTCATCGCTGCGACTCAGGAAGAGTCTCCAAAACTGGCTTCTCGCCAGGCTTCTCAGAAAGCAATCGAAAAATTGGGTGAAATCCTGCCTGAAATGTTCGGTGGTTCTGCCGACTTGACCGGTTCTAACCTGACTAACTGGTCGAAAATGGTTAAGGTCAACAAAGAAAATGCCAATGGTAACTACCTGTCATGGGGGGTTCGCGAATTCGGTATGGCGCACATGATGAACGGTATGGTTCTTCACGGTGGTTTTAAAGTGTTCGGCGGTACTTTCTTCATGTTCATGGAGTTCATGCGTAACGCTCTGCGTATGTCGGCCTTGATGAAAATCGGTACGATCTACGTTTACACTCATGACTCTATCGGTTTGGGTGAAGATGGGCCGACTCACCAGCCGGTTGAGCAGATGGCGACCATGCGCGTGATCCCTAACTTCCAAACCTGGCGTGCGTGTGACGCAGTTGAGTCTGCGGTTTCATGGAAAATTGCCATGATGCGCAGCAATGCTCCGACTGCTCTAGTATTCTCTCGTCAAGCACTTACTCCGATGCCTCGCACTGCGGAGCAGGTTGCGAACATCGAGAAGGGTGGTTACGTACTGAAAGACTGTGCCGGTACGCCTGATATCATCTTCATTGCAACCGGTTCTGAAGTCGGCCTTGCGGTTGAAGCAGCAGAAGCGATGGATGAAAATGTACGTGTGGTTTCTATGCCATGTACCAATGCTTACGACGAGCAAGATCAAGCCTATAAAGACTCCGTTCTTATCCCAGGTGTTAAGCGCGTAGCGATTGAAGCCGGGGTTGCCGATTCTTGGTACAAGTACATCGGTCTTGATGGCGGTACGGTTTGCATGTCTACTTTCGGTGAATCTGCACCAGCCGGTGAACTGTTTAAAGAGTTCGGCTTCACGGTTGAGAATGTTGTAGCGACTGCTAACAAGGTTCTTGGTAAGTAA
- a CDS encoding phosphoglycerate kinase encodes MSVIKMSDLDLAGKRVLIREDLNVPVKDGKVTSDARIRASLPTIKMAADAGAKVMLMSHLGRPTEGEYDEAASLAPVAADLSAKLGKEVRLVKDYLDGVEVAEGEVVLLENVRFNVGEKKNTEELSKKYAALCDIYVMDAFGTAHRAQASTHGAGAFAPVACAGPLLAAELDALGKALNNPARPLVAIVGGSKVSTKLTVLESLSEKVDQLVVGGGIANTFIAAAGHPVGKSLYEADLIPTCNKLNEIMEARGAAIPLASDVVCGKEFSESAAAETKSAADTAEDDMIFDIGPDSAAELAEIIKNAGTVVWNGPVGVFEFDQFGEGTKAVSMAIAESSAFSIAGGGDTLAAIDKYDIADKVSYISTGGGAFLEFLEGKKLPAVAMLEEAAAK; translated from the coding sequence ATGTCTGTAATTAAGATGTCTGATCTAGATTTGGCCGGTAAGCGCGTTCTTATCCGCGAAGACCTGAACGTTCCGGTTAAAGACGGTAAGGTTACTTCTGATGCCCGTATCCGCGCTTCTTTGCCTACGATCAAAATGGCCGCAGATGCAGGTGCGAAAGTAATGCTTATGTCTCACCTAGGTCGACCAACTGAAGGTGAATATGATGAAGCGGCTTCTTTGGCTCCGGTTGCAGCTGATCTTTCCGCAAAGCTGGGTAAAGAAGTTCGCCTGGTTAAAGATTACCTTGACGGTGTTGAAGTTGCGGAAGGCGAAGTGGTTCTTCTGGAAAACGTTCGTTTCAACGTTGGTGAAAAGAAAAATACCGAAGAGCTATCTAAAAAATATGCGGCTCTTTGTGACATCTACGTAATGGATGCTTTCGGTACAGCTCACCGTGCGCAAGCTTCTACTCACGGTGCGGGTGCTTTTGCTCCGGTTGCTTGTGCTGGTCCTCTTCTGGCAGCTGAACTTGATGCTCTTGGAAAAGCGTTGAATAACCCAGCGCGTCCTCTTGTTGCGATCGTTGGTGGTTCTAAGGTTTCTACTAAGCTGACGGTTCTTGAGTCTCTATCCGAGAAAGTTGATCAGCTGGTTGTCGGTGGCGGTATCGCGAATACCTTCATCGCGGCGGCAGGTCATCCGGTTGGTAAGTCTCTATATGAAGCGGATTTGATTCCAACCTGTAACAAGTTGAATGAAATTATGGAAGCGCGCGGTGCTGCGATTCCTTTGGCGTCGGATGTTGTTTGCGGTAAAGAATTCTCTGAGTCTGCTGCAGCAGAAACGAAGTCTGCTGCAGATACTGCTGAAGACGATATGATTTTCGATATCGGTCCTGATTCAGCGGCTGAACTTGCAGAAATCATCAAAAATGCCGGTACGGTTGTATGGAACGGCCCTGTCGGTGTATTTGAATTCGATCAGTTCGGTGAAGGAACGAAAGCGGTTTCGATGGCAATCGCAGAATCTTCTGCCTTCTCTATCGCGGGTGGTGGTGACACACTAGCGGCGATCGATAAGTATGACATCGCTGATAAGGTTTCTTACATCTCGACCGGTGGTGGTGCTTTCCTTGAATTCCTGGAAGGTAAAAAACTGCCAGCAGTTGCAATGCTTGAAGAAGCGGCTGCAAAATAA
- the pyk gene encoding pyruvate kinase: MPTTGLRRTKIVATLGPATDREGELERMIEAGVDVVRINMSHGSPEEHIARAQRVRDLAEKYNHEVGVLVDLQGPKIRIARFAEDKIFLKQGDKFAFDNNVGNNDGNQHEVGLTYKNLPYDVKSGDKLLLDDGRLVFEVDNVEGERVNTTTIVGGTLSNNKGINLMGGGLSAAALTDKDKEDILTAAEIQADYLALSFPRSAEDVEYCRSLAQKAGLNCSIVSKVERAEAVANDTTLDSIILASDVIMIARGDLGVEVGDALLPALQKKMIKRARQLNRVTITATQMMETMIENAIPTRAEVFDVANAVMDGTDAVMLSGETATGRSPSLVIETMGRICQEAEKQRSARMSTHRIDENFTAVDETIAMSAMYAANHFVVKCIVAVTESGNTALLMSRISSGKPIVAMTPHLNTRRKVTLYRGVYPSTLNYDGLTDAEAKQEILKKVKSFGIANSGDLVILTRGESRGTMGGTNSMEIVKVP; the protein is encoded by the coding sequence ATGCCTACAACTGGTTTAAGAAGAACAAAAATTGTGGCAACTTTAGGGCCGGCTACAGATCGCGAAGGCGAATTAGAGAGAATGATTGAGGCTGGAGTCGACGTTGTCCGTATCAACATGTCGCACGGCAGTCCCGAAGAGCATATTGCCCGTGCCCAGCGTGTCCGTGACCTGGCGGAGAAATACAACCACGAAGTGGGGGTATTGGTTGATTTGCAAGGGCCGAAAATCCGCATTGCCCGTTTTGCGGAAGATAAAATTTTCTTGAAGCAAGGTGATAAGTTCGCCTTTGATAATAACGTCGGAAACAACGACGGGAATCAGCATGAAGTCGGTTTGACTTACAAGAACCTGCCTTACGATGTGAAGAGCGGTGATAAGCTTCTTCTGGACGATGGCCGTCTGGTATTTGAAGTTGATAATGTTGAAGGTGAACGTGTAAACACCACGACTATTGTTGGCGGAACCTTGTCCAACAATAAGGGAATCAATCTGATGGGCGGAGGCCTGTCGGCTGCGGCGCTGACGGACAAGGATAAAGAAGATATTTTGACTGCCGCTGAAATTCAGGCAGATTACCTGGCATTATCTTTCCCGCGTTCGGCCGAGGATGTGGAGTACTGTCGTTCCCTGGCGCAGAAAGCCGGTTTGAATTGTTCGATTGTTTCCAAAGTCGAGCGTGCCGAAGCGGTGGCGAACGATACGACTTTGGATTCGATCATTCTGGCTTCCGATGTCATTATGATCGCTCGCGGGGATTTGGGGGTCGAAGTCGGTGATGCATTGCTTCCTGCCCTGCAGAAAAAAATGATCAAGCGCGCCCGTCAATTGAACCGTGTCACCATCACTGCGACTCAGATGATGGAAACCATGATCGAGAATGCGATTCCAACCCGTGCGGAAGTATTTGACGTTGCCAATGCCGTGATGGATGGAACCGATGCCGTGATGCTTTCCGGTGAAACGGCAACCGGCCGTTCTCCTAGCCTGGTGATCGAAACGATGGGTCGTATCTGTCAGGAAGCTGAGAAACAGCGCTCTGCGCGTATGTCGACTCACCGTATTGATGAAAACTTTACTGCGGTCGATGAGACGATTGCCATGTCGGCAATGTATGCAGCGAACCATTTTGTGGTCAAGTGCATTGTGGCGGTGACGGAATCGGGTAATACCGCCTTGTTGATGTCGCGTATTTCGTCCGGCAAGCCGATTGTGGCCATGACGCCGCATTTGAATACCCGCCGTAAAGTTACCCTGTACCGTGGGGTTTATCCGTCGACTTTGAACTATGATGGCCTGACGGATGCTGAAGCGAAACAAGAGATTTTGAAAAAAGTGAAATCTTTCGGTATTGCCAATTCCGGTGATCTGGTGATTTTGACTCGCGGGGAATCCAGAGGAACAATGGGCGGGACGAATTCCATGGAAATCGTTAAGGTTCCGTAA
- a CDS encoding VWA domain-containing protein, with product MSSDIEEIKQSILESIPELEDRLEAMIHEASHHMNEAARHTWLENAKGIAYLGKGKQIVVAYLESIPQVVHQVEDEILDDIHETVMKLSSVTSGEVVSLLLTSLPLAAERTGDIDLLRQYLQLIYQIGSKSPRGLRPMLNNIDEILSKLTVSGLRRWAMWGVQAHARKFEAQMKYFALESEDSKAVFQQQRKGTLFIDNHRSINFYLRAFWGRDFFIRPAAADFEDFKPFFEKNAMHLPDALNDMGDVKGTDVYRAMAAHMAAHLMYTKQSVTMEQLNPQQMFFIELMEDARVEYKAIQNFPGLRKLWRKVIREAQEMKKLDASSTASRLENLALKLMDPEHPFEDEKLQVVVDRFYEQIEENQDDEMWSWKMGILLYNVLNQSLQRWQSLTEISKQRFAYRDDNRLIWHSEEWEEVPGGGDAYKETVRKHVSLMEMINEIDSEMVDVDHDEIWVLGSELYPYEDNGVSWNEMEGIEPISDPFHYDEWDYRVQLHRPQWTTLYEHRAKKGDPSIYERILDENKQIAHRIKQIVDKLQSVGLQRMRRLEDGDELDLNACVEAITALRMGQEPDPRITMKNVIRTREVSVVILLDLSESTNEIVPGSDKSILQVTQEAAILVSHAINGIGDQFAVHGFSSDGRHDVQYTRFKQFDEPFDPEVHAKLAGMKGGLSTRMGAAMRHAGNYLDRQSSKQKLLLVITDGEPADIDEKDGQYLKQDAKKAVEELQTKGIYSYCLTIDQYADKYVQNIFGANRFAIVDNVMRLPEKLPTLFANLTS from the coding sequence ATGAGTTCAGATATCGAAGAAATCAAACAATCCATCTTGGAAAGCATTCCGGAATTGGAAGACCGCCTTGAGGCGATGATTCACGAAGCCTCCCACCACATGAACGAGGCCGCACGCCACACCTGGCTGGAAAATGCCAAAGGCATCGCCTACCTCGGAAAAGGGAAGCAGATTGTTGTCGCTTACCTGGAGTCCATACCGCAAGTCGTTCATCAGGTCGAAGATGAAATCCTGGACGACATCCACGAGACCGTAATGAAACTGTCGTCGGTAACCTCCGGAGAAGTGGTTTCACTGCTACTGACCTCCCTGCCGCTGGCGGCGGAACGTACCGGCGATATCGACCTGCTACGCCAATATCTGCAACTGATTTACCAGATCGGCTCCAAGTCGCCGCGCGGCTTGCGGCCGATGCTGAACAATATAGACGAAATTCTTTCGAAGCTGACAGTTTCCGGCCTGCGTCGCTGGGCGATGTGGGGTGTACAGGCGCACGCCCGTAAGTTCGAAGCGCAGATGAAATACTTCGCTCTGGAATCGGAAGACTCCAAAGCGGTATTTCAGCAACAGCGTAAAGGCACTCTGTTTATCGACAACCATCGTTCAATCAACTTCTACCTGCGGGCTTTCTGGGGTCGCGACTTCTTTATTCGCCCAGCCGCCGCGGATTTCGAAGACTTTAAACCCTTCTTCGAAAAGAACGCCATGCACCTCCCGGACGCTTTGAACGACATGGGGGATGTTAAGGGAACCGACGTCTATCGCGCAATGGCCGCCCATATGGCTGCGCACTTAATGTATACCAAGCAATCGGTAACCATGGAACAGTTGAATCCCCAGCAGATGTTTTTTATCGAACTGATGGAAGATGCGCGAGTTGAATACAAAGCAATTCAGAATTTCCCGGGATTGCGTAAACTATGGCGTAAGGTCATCCGTGAAGCGCAGGAAATGAAAAAACTGGATGCTTCTTCCACCGCGTCCCGTTTGGAAAATCTGGCACTGAAGCTCATGGATCCTGAGCATCCGTTTGAAGATGAAAAACTGCAGGTAGTCGTTGATCGCTTCTATGAACAGATCGAAGAAAATCAGGACGACGAAATGTGGTCTTGGAAAATGGGTATCTTGTTGTATAACGTCCTCAACCAATCCCTGCAACGCTGGCAATCTCTGACCGAAATCAGCAAGCAGCGTTTCGCTTACCGTGACGACAACCGCTTAATCTGGCATTCCGAAGAATGGGAAGAAGTCCCGGGTGGTGGCGATGCGTATAAAGAGACGGTTCGTAAACACGTTTCACTGATGGAAATGATCAATGAGATCGATTCCGAAATGGTCGATGTTGACCACGATGAAATCTGGGTGCTGGGTTCCGAATTGTACCCTTACGAGGACAACGGGGTTTCCTGGAATGAAATGGAAGGAATCGAACCGATTTCCGACCCTTTCCACTACGACGAATGGGACTATCGTGTGCAATTGCACCGCCCTCAGTGGACAACGCTTTACGAACATAGAGCCAAAAAAGGCGATCCGAGCATCTACGAGCGTATTCTGGATGAAAACAAACAGATTGCGCACCGCATTAAACAGATCGTAGACAAGCTCCAGTCGGTCGGTTTACAGCGCATGCGCCGTCTGGAAGATGGAGACGAGCTGGATTTGAATGCCTGTGTTGAAGCGATTACCGCTTTGCGCATGGGTCAGGAACCAGATCCTCGAATCACCATGAAAAACGTGATTCGCACTCGTGAAGTCTCGGTGGTGATCCTGCTGGATTTATCGGAATCGACGAATGAAATCGTTCCGGGCTCCGATAAGAGTATTCTACAGGTTACTCAAGAAGCGGCCATTCTGGTTTCACACGCCATCAACGGCATCGGAGATCAGTTTGCAGTTCATGGCTTCTCGTCGGATGGTCGCCATGATGTTCAGTACACTCGCTTCAAACAGTTCGACGAACCGTTTGATCCGGAAGTACATGCCAAACTGGCAGGAATGAAAGGTGGCTTATCGACACGTATGGGAGCGGCAATGCGCCATGCCGGAAACTATCTCGACAGACAGTCTTCCAAACAGAAGCTGTTGCTGGTAATTACCGATGGCGAGCCGGCAGACATTGATGAAAAAGACGGTCAGTATTTAAAGCAGGATGCCAAAAAAGCGGTGGAAGAACTGCAAACCAAAGGAATCTACAGCTATTGCTTGACGATCGACCAATATGCGGATAAATATGTGCAGAATATTTTCGGTGCCAACCGCTTCGCTATTGTTGATAATGTGATGCGCCTGCCGGAAAAACTGCCGACCCTGTTCGCTAACCTGACCAGCTAA
- the fba gene encoding class II fructose-bisphosphate aldolase (catalyzes the reversible aldol condensation of dihydroxyacetonephosphate and glyceraldehyde 3-phosphate in the Calvin cycle, glycolysis, and/or gluconeogenesis) yields the protein MAMITLRELMDYAAEHSFGMPAFNVNNMEQVRAIMRAADACDSPVILQGSAGARKYAGEPMLRHMIEAATEMFPHIPVVMHQDHGSDVGVCLRAIQSGFTSVMMDGSLESDMKTPASYEYNSSITAEVVKIAHAGGVSVEGELGCLGSLETGKMGEEDGHGSDEELDHSMLLTDPEEAAQFVKDTNVDALAVAVGTSHGAYKFTSKPSDDVLKIDQIAKIHARIPDTHIVMHGSSSVPEEWLQIINNYGGDMGQTYGVPVEAIVEGIKHGVRKVNIDTDLRMASTGAIRKHLAENTSNFDPRKFFNAAENAMMDICKARFEAFGCAGHASKIKSLGLEEMQARYASGSLDQKVN from the coding sequence ATGGCGATGATTACACTTCGTGAATTAATGGACTACGCGGCAGAACACAGCTTTGGTATGCCTGCGTTTAACGTAAACAACATGGAACAAGTACGCGCTATCATGCGTGCTGCGGATGCTTGTGACTCTCCGGTAATCCTTCAGGGTTCTGCTGGTGCGCGTAAGTATGCTGGTGAACCAATGCTTCGTCACATGATTGAAGCTGCGACTGAAATGTTCCCGCATATCCCTGTTGTTATGCACCAAGACCACGGTTCTGATGTTGGTGTATGTCTACGTGCAATCCAGTCAGGTTTCACTTCTGTCATGATGGACGGTTCTCTTGAATCTGACATGAAGACTCCTGCTTCTTACGAGTACAACTCTTCAATTACTGCGGAAGTGGTTAAGATCGCTCACGCCGGTGGTGTATCGGTTGAAGGTGAGCTAGGATGCCTGGGTTCTCTTGAAACTGGTAAGATGGGTGAAGAAGATGGTCACGGTTCTGATGAAGAGCTAGATCACTCTATGCTTCTGACTGATCCTGAAGAAGCGGCTCAGTTCGTTAAAGATACCAATGTTGACGCTCTAGCGGTTGCGGTTGGTACTTCTCACGGTGCTTATAAGTTCACTTCTAAGCCTTCTGACGATGTTCTTAAGATCGATCAGATCGCTAAGATCCACGCGCGCATCCCTGATACTCACATCGTAATGCACGGTTCTTCTTCTGTTCCGGAAGAATGGTTGCAAATCATCAACAACTACGGTGGTGATATGGGTCAAACTTACGGTGTACCTGTTGAAGCAATCGTTGAAGGTATCAAGCACGGTGTTCGTAAAGTTAACATCGATACTGACTTGCGTATGGCATCTACCGGTGCAATCCGTAAGCATCTTGCTGAAAACACGTCTAACTTCGACCCACGTAAGTTCTTCAACGCGGCTGAAAACGCGATGATGGATATCTGTAAAGCGCGTTTCGAAGCATTCGGTTGTGCAGGTCACGCTTCTAAGATCAAGTCTCTTGGTCTGGAAGAAATGCAAGCTCGTTACGCTTCTGGTTCTCTTGATCAGAAAGTAAACTAA
- the gap gene encoding type I glyceraldehyde-3-phosphate dehydrogenase, with protein sequence MTIKVGINGFGRIGRMAFRAAAKDFQDIEVVAINDLLDPEYLAYMLKYDSVHGRFDGTVEVEGGNLIVNGKTIRITAERNPADLKWDEVGADLVIECTGFFLTEETCQAHIEAGAKKVVQSAPSKDATPMFVYGVNHNEYAGQAIVSAASCTTNGLAPMAKVLNDNFGIKRGLMTTVHAATATQKTVDGPSMKDWRGGRGILENIIPSSTGAAKAVGKVLPALNGKLTGMAFRVPTSDVSVVDLTVELEKETSMEEIKAAMKAASEGELAGVLGYTEEANVSTDFRGDSHPSIFDANAGIALDSTFVKCVAWYDNEYGYTCNMMRVVRHVGSN encoded by the coding sequence ATGACAATTAAAGTTGGTATCAATGGTTTTGGCCGTATCGGTCGTATGGCTTTCCGTGCAGCTGCTAAAGACTTCCAAGACATCGAAGTTGTAGCAATCAACGATCTACTGGATCCTGAATACTTGGCATACATGCTTAAGTATGATTCAGTACACGGTCGTTTCGATGGTACGGTTGAAGTTGAAGGCGGTAACCTAATCGTTAACGGTAAAACTATTCGTATCACTGCAGAGCGTAACCCGGCTGACCTTAAATGGGACGAAGTTGGTGCGGATCTAGTTATCGAATGTACCGGTTTCTTCCTGACTGAAGAAACTTGCCAAGCTCACATCGAAGCGGGTGCGAAGAAAGTTGTTCAATCAGCGCCTTCTAAAGACGCTACTCCAATGTTCGTTTACGGTGTTAACCACAACGAATACGCTGGTCAAGCGATTGTTTCTGCCGCTTCTTGTACCACTAACGGTCTTGCGCCGATGGCGAAAGTTCTTAACGATAACTTCGGTATCAAACGTGGTCTTATGACGACTGTTCACGCTGCAACAGCTACTCAAAAAACGGTTGACGGTCCTTCAATGAAAGACTGGCGTGGTGGTCGCGGTATCCTGGAAAACATCATCCCTTCTTCGACTGGTGCTGCAAAAGCAGTTGGTAAAGTACTACCTGCTCTAAACGGTAAACTGACTGGTATGGCTTTCCGTGTCCCTACTTCTGACGTTTCTGTTGTTGACCTAACGGTTGAACTAGAAAAAGAAACTTCAATGGAAGAGATCAAGGCCGCTATGAAAGCGGCTTCTGAAGGCGAGCTAGCTGGTGTTCTTGGTTACACTGAAGAAGCGAATGTTTCGACTGACTTCCGTGGTGATTCTCACCCATCTATCTTCGACGCTAACGCTGGTATTGCTCTAGACTCTACTTTCGTTAAGTGTGTTGCCTGGTATGACAACGAGTATGGTTATACTTGCAACATGATGCGTGTAGTACGCCACGTAGGTAGCAACTAA